From Stigmatopora argus isolate UIUO_Sarg chromosome 14, RoL_Sarg_1.0, whole genome shotgun sequence, the proteins below share one genomic window:
- the LOC144089038 gene encoding zinc finger protein 646 codes for MAMHDMSRAKGFPCKECDMVCPSTPSLLEHMKAHYQQGESARFECEQCGRIYKHAASLANHKKSHEVGSFQCPVCTRTLPNAVALKNHLRIHTLSPSSAHVEEESEEAPEEGGPHERDYALGQELPDAFGRAHLNNSALRGGHEGSKSSPEPDDAWDRPFKCDQCDRTYRHHGSLMNHKKCHQQGSFKCSVCFKQFSNLAALNSHERTHSKFKSPVAPMVSGGGGAGVGGSLHPSERGGGGSSQATQNDNSNSCFCHLCQISLPNKSDFQEHILLHNTTSSSLGLSRSFPAIMTHNLSAVRSPAYTPALGDPLPMPPLPGDKRGPYDPIMGPPVNNPIYTCAYCGAGHPDLETLKVHYLTHDPHTASHGQDGSLLNSETLSSGSQGSASSSSAGRVNQSASPEDGERRFKCGECGKSYRHAGSLVNHKRCHQTGHYQCTICCKQYPHLAALHSHLRSHKGRSSNQSLGDGNDWLSPEPLTLDSQQSYVQESSGASTPITLPGNMADPGLFVPDGGHNSALDSLEFHERFDGGPAHRQADRHVCADCGEMYADVSGIKSHMCSRRGPAPPPPPPQQGNMSNGFIGNMNYHNSGSGSMTSGGVKEGNGQRQYSQSGIKRMGNVDKDDDDGEIYQCSVCGNHYASLRALRSHLRSHANNPSGPGPSGLEQDWRMICSACGQSFARKQDLLNHQLVHGPQRPDGQQQQGVGGASPNRSDKMDGRSHICVDCGMFFADRHHLITHLCAGKNRVGSLSKQSLNGAKAMSGGEGLVGGVAGGSRDIAENGRQSVVDQSDKPHKCDQCGRGYRHPCSLLNHKKSHKTGVFRCLVCQKRYYNLLALKNHQRTHFDLKRHKCEECGKAFKIQKQLINHLRLHEEHRAKGLVRTGPNGSRYQQPGLSQMQNVRGESSKVPPMGVKYAQQQAFKKPYSSAGTSRPQKFDPAESGRRPFACEECGKTYRHAGSLANHKNLHKIGEYHCNVCNSTYPNRLAMKNHLRLHFAQKKHNCQECGKGFRTQRQLATHTTAGLCKGPQGPGAQMDFECDGCCEGFPSAEQLAAHDCPAQHLPSSSSSSGGSSANAGAERNPVDPDSDERPYACDLCSCAYKHASSLLNHKHTHKTGDFRCNFCDKPYTNYMALRNHMRIHTQRKKHICHTCGKAFRLARFLRNHQKVHEEGATPFGCPTCGKSFQGRSGLARHRCGDTPVGVDVRRKTPGAAGEGDECRYTCDQCGRSYRHASSLLNHKNTHTLGDYHCAVCLKTYSNLLALKNHRRIHSEMRRHRCHDCGKCFRVASQLYNHRRVHQKQRELTCAACCRAFPTQASFRLHMEISHGQAPRYPPPHRHRPGWGSSPDPASTRERDGGQAPPPLPLPPKAHVCEQCGRSYRHASSLVNHRNSHKTGSYFCNSCHKQFPNLMSLKNHRRIHTEPKRYQCPECGKSFRVSTQLICHRRMHTKEKPFACCHCDKRFSSKSNLRHHMKVHWAAGASAAPPDFGGMPGGAFV; via the exons ATGGCAATGCATGATATGAGTCGTGCCAAGGGTTTCCCCTGTAAAGAATGTGATATGGTCTGCCCCAGTACTCCAAGTCTTCTAGAACATATGAAAGCGCATTATCAACAAGGAGAGAGTGCACGTTTTGAATGTGAGCAGTGCGGACGAATTTACAAACACGCGGCTAGCTTGGCCAACCATAAAAAGTCTCACGAAGTGGGCTCTTTTCAGTGCCCCGTGTGCACCCGCACCCTCCCGAACGCGGTGGCCCTCAAGAACCACCTTCGCATCCACACCTTGTCCCCGAGTAGCGCTCACGTCGAAGAAGAGAGCGAGGAGGCGCCGGAGGAAGGAGGTCCTCACGAAAGGGACTACGCCCTGGGCCAGGAGCTCCCGGACGCTTTTGGCCGCGCGCACTTGAACAACAGCGCCCTGCGGGGTGGCCACGAGGGAAGCAAAAGTTCCCCCGAGCCGGACGACGCCTGGGACCGACCGTTCAAGTGCGACCAGTGCGACAGAACCTACCGGCACCACGGGAGCTTGATGAACCATAAGAAGTGTCACCAGCAAGGAAGCTTCAAGTGCTCTGTGTGCTTCAAACAATTTAGCAACCTGGCCGCCCTCAACAGCCACGAGAGGACTCACTCCAAGTTCAAAAGCCCCGTAGCACCCATGgtaagcggcggcggcggggcggGTGTCGGCGGCAGCCTCCACCCGTCGGAGCGCGGCGGAGGCGGCAGCTCACAGGCCACCCAGAACGACAATTCCAACTCCTGCTTCTGCCACCTGTGCCAGATCTCCCTCCCCAACAAATCCGACTTCCAGGAGCACATTCTTCTACACAACACGACCTCGTCGTCTCTCGGACTGTCCCGTAGCTTTCCGGCCATCATGACCCACAACCTGAGCGCCGTCCGATCTCCGGCGTACACCCCGGCTCTCGGCGACCCTCTCCCCATGCCGCCGTTGCCCGGCGACAAAAGGGGTCCCTACGACCCCATCATGGGGCCCCCCGTCAACAATCCCATCTACACGTGCGCGTATTGCGGCGCGGGCCATCCGGACCTGGAGACCCTGAAAGTACACTACCTGACTCACGACCCCCACACGGCCTCCCACGGGCAGGACGGCTCGCTGCTCAACTCGGAAACGCTAAGCTCCGGTTCTCAGGGCTCGGCGTCGTCTTCTTCCGCAGGACGCGTGAACCAGTCGGCTTCTCCCGAGGACGGCGAGCGTCGCTTCAAGTGCGGCGAGTGCGGCAAGAGTTACCGGCACGCCGGCAGCCTGGTCAACCACAAGCGCTGTCACCAGACGGGCCACTATCAGTGCACCATCTGCTGCAAGCAGTACCCCCATTTGGCGGCGCTGCACAGCCACCTGCGAAGCCACAAGGGGCGCTCGTCTAACCAGTCCCTGGGCGACGGCAACGACTGGTTGTCCCCGGAGCCGCTGACGCTGGACTCTCAGCAGAGCTACGTTCAAGAGAGCAGCGGCGCCAGCACCCCCATCACGCTTCCCGGGAACATGGCGGACCCCGGCCTCTTCGTACCGGACGGCGGTCACAACAGCGCTCTGGACTCCTTGGAGTTCCACGAGCGTTTTGACGGAGGCCCCGCTCACCGGCAAGCGGACCGCCACGTGTGCGCCGACTGCGGCGAGATGTACGCCGACGTGTCCGGTATCAAGTCGCACATGTGCTCCCGTCGCGGCCCggcgccgcccccgccgccgccgcagcagGGTAACATGTCCAACGGGTTCATCGGCAATATGAACTACCACAATTCCGGTAGCGGCTCCATGACCTCCGGCGGCGTGAAGGAGGGGAACGGCCAGCGACAGTACTCCCAGTCCGGAATCAAAAGGATGGGAAACGTCGAcaaggacgacgacgacggcgaaaTCTACCAGTGCTCCGTTTGCGGCAACCATTACGCCAGCCTGCGAGCGCTGCGCAGCCATTTGCGAAGTCACGCCAATAATCCCTCCGGTCCCGGGCCGTCCGGATTGGAGCAGGACTGGAGGATGATTTGCTCGGCGTGTGGCCAAAGCTTTGCCAGGAAGCAAGACCTTCTCAATCACCAACTGGTTCACGGCCCCCAGAGGCCCGACGGCCAACAGCAACAAGGCGTGGGGGGAGCTTCTCCCAACAGGAGCGACAAAATGGACGGACGCAGCCACATTTGCGTCGACTGCGGCATGTTCTTTGCGGATCGTCACCACCTGATCACACACCTGTGTGCCGGTAAGAATCGAGTCGGCTCGCTGAGTAAGCAGAGCCTCAACGGAGCTAAGGCCATGTCCGGGGGCGAGGGCCTGGTCGGGGGGGTCGCCGGCGGAAGCCGCGATATCGCCGAGAACGGGCGACAGTCAGTGGTGGACCAAAGCGACAAACCGCACAAGTGCGACCAGTGTGGGCGAGGCTACAGACACCCGTGTTCCCTCCTCAACCACAAAAAGTCCCACAAAACTGGCGTCTTCCGCTGCTTGGTGTGTCAGAAGCGTTATTACAACTTGCTGGCCCTGAAGAACCACCAGAGAACCCACTTTGACCTCAAGAG ACACAAGTGCGAAGAATGCGGAAAGGCTTTCAAGATCCAAAAACAGCTGATTAACCACCTCCGTCTCCACGAGGAACACCGGGCCAAAGGTCTGGTCCGCACCGGCCCCAACGGCTCGCGATACCAGCAACCGGGCCTGTCGCAGATGCAGAACGTGCGAGGCGAGTCGTCCAAGGTCCCCCCGATGGGGGTCAAGTACGCGCAGCAGCAGGCTTTCAAAAAGCCCTACTCGTCCGCCGGCACGTCCCGGCCGCAGAAGTTCGACCCGGCCGAGAGCGGGCGGCGGCCCTTCGCCTGCGAGGAGTGCGGCAAGACCTACCGCCACGCCGGAAGCTTGGCCAATCACAAGAACCTCCACAAAATTGGCGAGTACCACTGCAACGTTTGCAACTCCACCTACCCCAACAGACTGGCCATGAAGAACCACCTGCGCCTCCACTTTGCTCAGAAGAAGCACAACTGCCAGGAGTGCGGCAAAGGTTTCCGCACCCAGAGGCAACTGGCCACGCACACCACAGCGGGCCTGTGCAAGGGCCCGCAGGGTCCGGGCGCCCAGATGGACTTTGAGTGCGACGGCTGCTGCGAGGGCTTCCCCTCGGCCGAGCAGCTGGCGGCGCACGACTGCCCCGCCCAGCACTTgccctcgtcgtcgtcgtcgtccggcGGGAGCTCGGCCAACGCCGGCGCCGAGAGGAACCCGGTGGACCCGGACTCGGACGAGAGGCCCTACGCCTGCGACCTGTGCAGCTGCGCTTACAAGCACGCCAGCTCTCTCCTCAACCACAAGCACACGCACAAGACGGGCGACTTCCGCTGCAACTTCTGCGACAAGCCTTACACCAACTACATGGCGCTGCGCAACCACATGCGCATCCACACGCAGCGCAAGAAGCACATTTGCCACACGTGCGGGAAGGCCTTCCGCCTGGCCCGCTTCCTGCGCAACCACCAGAAGGTCCACGAGGAGGGCGCCACGCCCTTTGGCTGCCCCACCTGCGGGAAGAGCTTCCAGGGGAGGTCCGGTCTGGCCCGACACCGCTGCGGGGACACCCCGGTGGGGGTGGACGTCCGGCGGAAGACCCCCGGAGCCGCGGGGGAGGGCGACGAGTGTCGGTACAC GTGCGACCAATGCGGACGTTCCTACCGCCACGCCAGCTCCCTCCTCAACCACAAGAACACGCACACGCTGGGCGACTACCACTGCGCCGTGTGTCTCAAGACCTACTCCAACCTCCTGGCCCTCAAGAACCACCGCCGCATCCATTCGGAGATGCGGCGCCACCGCTGCCACGACTGCGGCAAGTGCTTCCGGGTGGCCTCGCAGCTCTACAACCACCGACGGGTGCACCAGAAGCAGCGGGAGCTGACCTGCGCCGCGTGCTGCCGTGCCTTCCCCACGCAGGCCAGCTTCCGACTGCACATGGAGATCAGCCACGGACAGGCGCCGCGCTACCCCCCGCCGCACCGCCACCGGCCGGGCTGGGGCTCGAGCCCGGACCCGGCGTCCACGCGAGAGAGGGACGGGGGGCAGGCGCCGCCGCCACTGCCACTGCCGCCCAAGGCTCACGTGTGCGAGCAGTGCGGCCGGTCCTATCGCCACGCCAGCTCTCTGGTCAATCACAGGAACAGCCACAAGACCGGAAGCTACTTCTGCAACTCGTGTCACAAACAGTTCCCCAACCTGATGTCCCTGAAGAACCACCGGCGCATCCACACCGAGCCCAAGCGTTACCAGTGCCCCGAGTGCGGCAAGTCCTTCCGGGTGTCCACGCAGCTCATCTGCCACCGCCGGATGCACACCAAGGAAAAACCCTTTGCGTGCTGCCACTGCGACAAACGCTTCTCCTCCAAGTCCAACCTCAGGCACCACATGAAGGTACACTGGGCCGCCGGCGCCTCCGCGGCGCCGCCCGACTTTGGGGGGATGCCGGGCGGCGCCTTCGTTTGA
- the LOC144089045 gene encoding uncharacterized protein LOC144089045: protein MTDSEAECLSLSLASEGGSPLDPGGHPSLALLSSEGPAPTLCSLAAEVAEPLVMLSCVKTEPEDLDDLERLEPVRTVDLSEIQSLSTAELGREQIKMEISGLEYIKAEHQRADLDHQLDPFRHADDMDYKSHYETGYVFDYISQVSDSLDYIKSDHHVDLQCYYAAELGEPDPGAPLLAAPTHNALESIHMAELRSELNKLRPDSLLLLDGVTKAEGEFPYQAATEENKAAGSAKGAPPRRPRNMQGEKPFSCTQCGKNFSTLGNLKTHQRIHTGERPYSCAQCGKSFGQAGNLKRHQLIHTGQKPYVCAHCPKGFTKADDLRAHQRLHTGERPFACPVCAKTFGQAKELKAHRLGHAGERPFACQHCGKSFGKEAAYRDHLRAHDDDGGDDDDVGDGAQPRPFTCSHCGKTFGNGAVLKTHEKIHSGERPFGCAQCGKSFGRLGHLKAHQHVHTGERPHACARCGKTFSQSGHLKAHQQIHKRERADAR from the exons ATGACAGATTCGGAGGCCGAGTGTTTGAGCCTGAGTCTGGCCTCGGAGGGCGGTTCGCCCCTAGACCCGGGCGGCCACCCCTCGTTGGCCCTCCTTTCGTCGGAAGGCCCCGCCCCCACGCTGTGTTCGCTGGCGGCCGAGGTGGCCGAGCCGTTGGTCATGCTGTCGTGCGTCAAAACCGAGCCCGAAGACCTCGACGACCTGGAGCGACTGGAGCCCGTACGCACCGTGGACCTGTCCGAGATCCAGTCGCTGTCCACTGCCGAACTGGGCCGCGAGCAGATTAAGATGGAGATCAGCGGCCTGGAATACATCAAGGCCGAGCATCAGCGCGCCGACCTGGATCATCAGCTGGACCCCTTCCGCCACGCCGATGACATGGACTACAAGTCGCACTACGAGACCGGCTACGTGTTTGATTACATCTCCCAG GTGAGCGACTCGCTGGACTACATCAAGTCGGACCACCACGTGGATCTTCAGTGTTACTACGCGGCAGAGCTGGGCGAGCCGGACCCCGGGGCGCCGCTGCTGGCGGCGCCGACGCACAATGCCTTGGAGTCGATCCACATGGCGGAACTGCGCAGCGAGCTCAACAAGCTGCGACCCGATTCGCTACTCTTGCTGGACGGGGTGACCAAGGCCGAAGGCGAATTCCCGTATCAGGCGGCGACAGAGGAGAACAAGGCGGCGGGCTCGGCTAAAGGAGCGCCGCCGAGGAGGCCGCGCAACATGCAGGGCGAGAAGCCCTTCTCGTGCACGCAGTGCGGCAAAAACTTCAGCACGCTGGGCAACCTGAAGACGCACCAGCGCATCCACACGGGCGAACGGCCGTACTCGTGCGCGCAGTGCGGCAAGAGTTTCGGCCAGGCGGGCAACCTCAAGCGCCACCAGCTCATCCACACGGGCCAAAAGCCCTACGTGTGCGCCCACTGCCCAAAAGGCTTCACCAAGGCCGACGACCTGCGCGCCCACCAGCGACTGCACACGGGAGAGCGGCCCTTCGCCTGCCCCGTCTGCGCCAAGACCTTCGGCCAGGCCAAGGAGCTCAAGGCGCACCGGCTGGGCCACGCCGGCGAGCGCCCTTTCGCCTGCCAGCACTGCGGCAAGAGCTTCGGCAAGGAGGCGGCGTACCGCGACCACCTCCGCGCgcacgacgacgacggcggcgatgACGACGACGTGGGCGACGGCGCCCAGCCACGGCCTTTCACCTGCTCGCACTGCGGCAAGACTTTCGGCAACGGCGCCGTGCTCAAGACCCACGAGAAGATACACTCGGGCGAGCGGCCCTTCGGCTGCGCCCAGTGCGGTAAAAGCTTCGGGCGCCTCGGACACCTCAAGGCGCATCAGCACGTGCACACCGGCGAGCGCCCGCACGCTTGCGCACGTTGTGGGAAGACCTTCAGCCAGTCGGGCCACCTCAAGGCGCACCAGCAGATTCACAAGCGGGAGCGCGCTGATGCCCGCTAG
- the LOC144089047 gene encoding uncharacterized protein LOC144089047: protein MNGAVYIPFFQGQLESVLEQVVQLAVQEISSTVGSSLNALLLEAAVHEQENRRLRLRLQAWESRRSHDEPRREGQATGAGDEGPDVGRTKPEEHPEPLGPSGGVTDSRRLEQRARVVEQLKSAMERVLHSALCRLKKMVEASFDDLLLEITQKERERQTLQARLERRRTAPRREARDRPGSPAASDDADTADGGHAVDGDAPGRKWGRDVWKPGGEISGGRRPGEGPAPPPSTVGLALDPLQDPRWTPLEDMDVLSPENDAAPLLEPPLSPSGSVGVRSSASMLQRLLTTSQLPDDHKRTPDAGETQDDVNEDDDEEEEEEEEDEEEDKGKKRKRRKIWSECQDCGRRFSRASLLKAHRQTHDGSDGGSPPRCSHCGKRFSSASRLHAHLRAKHQS from the exons ATGAACGGAGCCGTCTACATTCCGTTCTTCCAGGGCCAGCTCGAGTCCGTCCTGGAGCAGGTGGTCCAACTAGCCGTCCAGGAGATCAGCTCGACGGTGGGTTCCAGCCTCAACGCGCTGCTCCTCGAGGCCGCGGTCCACGAGCAGGAGAACCGCCGCCTCCGGTTGCGCCTGCAAGCTTGGGAGAGCCGCCGAAGTCACGACGAACCACGCCGAGAAGGCCAGGCGACTGGGGCCGGCGACGAGGGCCCGGATGTGGGTAGAACAAAGCCCGAGGAGCACCCCGAGCCCCTCGGACCCAGCGGCGGAGTCACCGACAGCCGCCGCTTGGAGCAGCGGGCCCGCGTCGTTG AGCAGCTGAAGAGCGCCATGGAGCGGGTGTTGCACTCGGCGTTGTGCCGGCTCAAGAAGATGGTGGAAGCGTCCTTCGATGACCTCCTgctggagatcacgcagaaagAGCGCGAGAGGCAGACGCTGCAGGCCCGGCTAGAGCGCCGCAGAACCGCCCCGCGCCGGGAGGCCCGAGACCGCCCGGGCTCGCCCGCCGCCTCCGATGACGCGGACACCGCGGACGGCGGGCACGCCGTCGACGGGGATGCGCCCGGACGCAAGTGGGGCCGAGATGTTTGGAAGCCGGGAGGCGAGATCTCCGGGGGACGGCGCCCCGGCGAGGGACCGGCGCCGCCTCCTTCCACGGTCGGGCTCGCCCTGGACCCTTTGCAGGACCCCCGCTGGACGCCTCTGGAGGACATGGACGTCCTGTCGCCCGAGAACGATGCTGCGCCGCTTCTCGAACCCCCTCTCAGCCCCTCAG gaagtgtggGCGTGCGCTCTTCGGCCTCCATGTTGCAGCGCCTGCTGACGACGTCGCAGCTCCCGGACGACCACAAGAGGACACCCGACGCCGGCGAGACCCAAGACGACGTCAACGAGGATGacgacgaggaagaggaggaggaggaggaggacgaggaggaagacAAAGGGAAAAAG AGGAAACGTCGCAAAATTTGGTCGGAGTGCCAAGATTGCGGCCGGCGGTTCAGTCGCGCGTCGCTGCTCAAGGCTCACCGGCAGACTCACGACGGCTCCGACGGCGGCTCGCCGCCACGGTGTTCCCACTGCGGCAAGCGCTTCTCTTCGGCGAGCCGCCTCCACGCCCACCTGCGGGCTAAACACCAATCGTGA
- the stx1b gene encoding syntaxin-1B has product MKDRTAELRSAKDSDDDEEVVQVDRDHFMDEFFEQVEEIRGCIEKLSEDVEQVKKQHSAILAAPNPDEKTKQELEDLTADIKKTANKVRSKLKAIEQSIEQEEGLNRSSADLRIRKTQHSTLSRKFVEVMTEYNTTQSKYRDRCKDRIQRQLEITGRTTTNEELEDMLESGKLAIFTDDIKMDSQMTKQALNEIETRHTEIIKLENSIRELHDMFVDMAMLVESQGEMIDRIEYNVEHSVDYVERAVSDTKKAVKYQSQARKKKIMIIICCVILGVVLASTIGGTLGF; this is encoded by the exons ATGAAGGATCGCACGGCGGAACTGCGGAGC GCTAAGGACAGCGATGATGACGAGGAGGTGGTCCAGGTGGATCGAGACCACTTCATGGATGAATTCTTCGAGcag GTGGAAGAAATCCGCGGCTGCATCGAGAAATTGTCTGAGGACGTGGAACAGGTCAAGAAGCAGCACAGCGCCATCTTGGCGGCGCCCAACCCTGATGAAA AGACCAAACAGGAGTTGGAGGACCTGACGGCCGACATCAAGAAGACCGCCAATAAAGTTCGTTCGAAATTAAAAG CGATCGAGCAGAGCATCGAGCAGGAAGAAGGTCTCAACAGATCCTCGGCCGACCTCAGGATCCGCAAGACGCAG CACTCGACGCTGTCCCGCAAGTTTGTGGAGGTGATGACCGAGTACAACACCACGCAGTCCAAATACCGAGACCGCTGCAAGGACCGCATCCAGAGGCAGCTGGAGATCA CCGGGAGAACCACCACCAACGAGGAGCTGGAAGACATGTTGGAGAGTGGCAAGCTGGCCATCTTCACCGATGAT ATCAAGATGGATTCCCAGATGACCAAACAGGCCCTGAACGAAATCGAGACCCGGCACACCGAGATCATCAAGTTGGAGAACAGCATCCGAGAGCTCCACGACATGTTCGTGGACATGGCCATGCTGGTGGAGAGTCAG GGCGAGATGATTGACAGAATCGAGTACAACGTGGAGCACTCGGTGGACTACGTGGAGCGAGCCGTGTCCGACACCAAGAAGGCCGTCAAGTACCAGAGCCAAGCCCGCAAG AAAAAGATCATGATCATCATCTGCTGCGTGATCCTGGGCGTAGTCCTGGCGTCCACCATCGGCGGGACTTTGGGCTTCTGA
- the thoc6 gene encoding THO complex subunit 6 homolog, whose translation MGPVELLHMSVFSQSFSPCGRFLAAGNNYGEIGIFSLCAALSPDGSDTSRKPVLTFPAHDGPVFCLESFGGQLLSAGNGSVSAWNWGDLIKKNVKAAWTKRPEYKGGMEIPEINAMVANPRDNSLVFGGGDNNIHVLDLEHGVFKSVFEGHSDYIHCLSAREREGEILSGGEDGTVRMWDCRTSECIHRVDVHKYQKCARPQFGKWISCLTTDSDWMLCGGGPFLSLWHLRSLTPTSIFTLSGCQRRALFYQDMILAVGQGATVSHCLLGGQVKAQIPCTPNNVNSLALNTNSTEHQVLTVAGSSPHVDVFTNVSYRAFSLHF comes from the exons ATGGGTCCTGTCGAG TTGCTGCACATGTCTGTGTTCTCCCAAAGTTTTTCACCGTGTGGACGCTTTCTGGCAGCGGGAAACAACTATGGAGAAATCGGCATCTTCAG TCTGTGCGCAGCTTTGAGTCCAGATGGATCAGATACGAGCCGGAAGCCCGTGTTAACGTTTCCAG CTCACGACGGTCCCGTTTTCTGTCTGGAGTCGTTTGGTGGGCAACTTCTGAGCGCCGGCAATGGGTCGGTGAGCGCCTGGAATTGGGGCGACCTCATCAAGAAG AATGTCAAAGCGGCGTGGACCAAGCGACCTGAATACAA AGGCGGCATGGAGATCCCCGAAATCAACGCCATGGTCGCCAACCCTCGA GACAACAGCCTGGTGTTTGGCGGCGGTGACAACAATATCCACGTCCTGGACCTGGAACACGGCGTCTTCAAG TCCGTCTTTGAGGGACACTCGGATTACATCCACTGCCTGAGTGCGAGAGAACGCGAGGGGGAGATTCTGTCCGGCGGGGAGGACGGCACAGTCAGGATGTGGG ATTGCAGAACGTCCGAGTGCATCCATCGTGTGGATGTTCACAAGTACCAA AAATGTGCCCGCCCTCAGTTTGGCAAGTGGATCAGCTGTTTGACCACTGACTCCGATTGGATG CTATGTGGCGGGGGCCCGTTCCTTTCCCTGTGGCACCTTCGCTCTCTAACGCCGACATCCATCTTCACGCTGAGTGGGTGCCAACGACGAGCCCTTTTCTACCAGGACATG ATTCTGGCCGTCGGTCAAGGTGCCACAGTGTCGCACTGCCTGCTGGGGGGTCAGGTTAAGGCTCAGATCCCGTGCACCCCCAACAACGTCAACAGCCTGGCCCTGAACACCAACAGTACAGAACACCAG GTGTTGACGGTGGCAGGAAGCAGCCCACACGTGGATGTGTTTACCAACGTGTCCTATAGAGCCTTCTCTCTACATTTTTAA